Proteins found in one Coffea eugenioides isolate CCC68of chromosome 5, Ceug_1.0, whole genome shotgun sequence genomic segment:
- the LOC113771259 gene encoding uncharacterized protein LOC113771259, translated as MEGTRSGRGRGRGGRQSTPERGTGTTVPEPNPEPQVDPNIQVAAAIQRMTDLLAQVVQQQPGPNPNPPVGNPGNPGNHVESDDRALERFQKFSPPKFLGGPDSDVAEQWLEKMIDIFAALRYSEERQVTFAVFQLEGAARSWWNIIRTKWEREQTPRTWTNFVREFNAKYFPPLVQEKKEDEFIRLRQGTQSVAEYEGQFTRLSKFAPELILTEQRRARRFLQGLNVKIQKDLAVAQITTFSDAVEKALRSENARLQVRNFQNRKRGAAGSSSTQGDKSTPPKFGRGAGGGRFASPTRGAPSRGSQPGRGQPRSASQGSSATVTRGSCSFCGKPNHTEDDCWRKQNKCLRCGSAEHRLASCPVQGRDVKGTTPTSKATSSQSRVEGAKPKVPARVYSIEQRPVPDSAEVVEGTIPVFHRLARILIDPGATHSFVNPEFMCGIDINPVILPFELEVSTPTGDQCLISSKMYTNCEIWVGERKLLGNLISLAIKGYDVILGMDWLARYDAQLDCKRKIVEFRIPGEATLRKRD; from the exons ATGGAAGGCACGCGTAGTGGCCGAGGTAGAGGACGTGGGGGTAGACAGTCCACACCTGAACGGGGTACCGGAACTACAGTGCCCGAACCCAATCCTGAACCTCAAGTCGATCCCAATATCCAGGTAGCCGCTGCTATTCAGCGGATGACCGATCTCCTAGCACAGGTAGTACAGCAGCAACCGGGCCCCAATCCTAATCCTCCAGTTGggaatcctggaaaccctggaaatcatgtcgagagcgacGACCGagctcttgaacgatttcaaaaattttctccacCTAAATTTCTCGGAGGGCCCGATTCGGATGTGGCAGAACaatggttggagaagatgatagaCATTTTTGCCGCTCTACGTTACTCGGAAGAGAGGCAAGTTACCTTTGCGGTTTTTCAACTCGAAGGGGCTGCTCGCTCTTGGTGGAACATTATCCGGACCAAATGGGAGCGAGAACAGACACCAAGAACTTGGACGAATTTCGTAAGGGAATTCAATGCCAAGTACTTTCCACCGTTGGTTCAGGAGAAAAAAGAGGACGAATTTATTCGTTTACGCCAAGGCACACAATCGGTGGCCGAATATGAGGGCCAATTCACGCGCTTGTCTAAGTTTGCCCCTGAGCTCATCTTGACAGAACAAAGAAGGGCGAGGCGATTTCTTCAGGGGCTCAATGTGAAAATCCAAAAGGATTTGGCCGTAGCCCAAATCACTACTTTCAGTGATGCTGTTGAGAAAGCATTACGATCCGAGAACGCAAGGCTTCAGGTGAGGAATTTCCAGAATCGAAAGCGTGGAGCTGCTGGAAGTAGCTCAACTCAAGGGGATAAAAGTACCCCTCCTAAGTTTGGAAGGGGAGCTGGGGGGGGACGGTTTGCGAGTCCGACCAGAGGGGCTCCCTCTCGAGGAAGCCAACCGGGACGAGGCCAACCGAGAAGTGCCTCACAAGGGAGTTCCGCTACTGTTACGCGTGGATCGTGTAGCTTCTGTGGGAAACCAAACCACACAGAGGACGACTGTTGGAGGAAACAGAACAAGTGCTTACGCTGCGGGAGTGCAGAGCACCGGCTCGCTAGTTGTCCAGTCCAAGGCCGAGACGTGAAAGGAACTACACCGACATCCAAGGCTACCTCAAGTCAATCGCGGGTAGAAGGAGCCAAACCGAAGGTACCCGCTCGGGTATACTCCATCGAGCAACGTCCAGTTCCTGACTCGGCcgaggtagtggaaggtacgattcctgtcttCCACCGCCTAGCTAGAATTTTGATAGATCCTGGAGCCACCCATTCTTTCGTTAACCCCGAGTTTATGTGCGGAATTGATATAAACCCTGTTATTCTTCCCTTTGAGCTGgaagttagtactcctacgggggaCCAATGTTTGATTTCTAGCAAGATGTATACGAATTGTGAGATCTGGGTAGGTGAGAGGAAGTTACTGGGAAATTTGATAAGTTTAGCCATAAAGGGATACGATGTGATATTGGGCATGGATTGGTTGGCTCGCTAcgatgcccaactggattgtaagaggaaaatagtagaatttcgTATTCCTGGGGAGGCAACTTTGAG AAAGAGAGATTGA